The Pseudoalteromonas translucida KMM 520 genome segment TGAGTTTAAAACTGCAGCCATTTGCTATGCTTTGTTATTGGCAGTTTCGCTTGTTTTATCAAGTATGTTTTATTATGTTGCCGTTGGTGAAGTTAATCTTGTTGATATATTGGCAGTGATTTTTTTTACCGCTGTGGTATCGCCGCTGGTTATAAGCGTGCTAATAAATTCAATTAGGCAACTAGATGCTTCCTATGCATATTTAGACAGTGCGACAAAACAAGAAAAACTACTCAACCAAACATTAAAAGATAATATAAACCGCTTAAATGTAGAAATTGATGAGCGTAAAATGGCGTTTCATGCCAAGCACCGCGCAATAGAAGAGCTAAGAAAAGAAATTGCTGAGCGTAAAAAAACGCAACAAGAGCTTGCCCAGCAAAGTATGCTACAACGCTCAATAGTAGACTCCTCCCCCGATTTATTTTATTACCGCGACGACAATGGCGTGTTTGCGGGCTGTAATAAAATGTTTGAAGAAGTAATGGGCAAAACCAGTGACGAATTAATCGGTAAGAGTGCTGAACAAATATTTCCTAATCATTTTTTATCTGAAGTTTTAAAAACCGATAAACAGGTAGAGCAAACTCACCAAGCATTAACTATAGATGTTCAATACGATGTGGGCGGCGAAACGCGTTGGTTTGAATTGCGTAAATTGCCATTTATTAACGATAAAGGTAAGTACATAGGTTTACTTGCGTTTGGCCGTGATATTACGAGTCGTAAAGAGGCTGCAGAAGCGCTCGAAACAGCCTACAAAGATAAAGGGAAGTTTATTGCCACTTTGAGCCATGAATTGCGTACACCACTTAATGGCATTGTTGGTTTAACACGTATGTTGCTAGATACAGAGCTTAATAAACAGCAGCGTAGTTGGTGTAATACGGTGTTTTCGAGTGCTGAAACACTGGGTAATATATTTAACGACATTATAGATTTAGACAAAATAGACAGAGAGCAGTTAGATATTGCAACTAATGCTATAAACGTATCTGACTTTATAAATGATGTGGTTAACTTTGCAGGCTTAATTGCTGAACAAAAAGATCTTTCTTTTGATATTAAACGCTTAGGCATGCTAGATATTTATGCGCAACTAGATCCAACCCGACTTCGCCAAGTTGTTTGGAACTTAATAAATAATGCGGTTAAATTTACTCATAAGGGCAGTGTAACCCTCACTTGTATTCGTGAAAACCGAGATGATGGCCCTTGGCTTACCATGAAAATATCAGACACCGGAGAGGGCATACCAGCTGAACAGCTCTCTCGTATTTTTGATATGTATTATAAAGCGCCAGATCTTAAAGGCACCAATGCTATTGGTTCTGGCATTGGCTTAGCAGTAACCAAAGCCTTAGTTGATGCAATGCAGGGGGTTATTTCGGTTAATAGTATCGAAGGTGAGGGGAGCTGCTTTATAGTAGAAATCCCGCTAAGTTTATGCAGCGCACCCACTGAGAATAGTTATGTAGGACGCAGCTTAAATATACTGTTAGTAGAAGATGTGCCGTTAAATGCCGAAATTGCGACTAACTTACTTGAGCAGCGTGGTCATGAAGTTATTTGGGCTGAGACCGGCGAAGATGCATTGTCTTTTGTAGAAACTGAAGACGATTTAGATTTGATCTTACTTGATATGCAGTTACCCGATATAAACGGGGATGAAGTAGCAAGGCAAATAAGAGCCGATAGTCATTTTGATAAATTACCTATTGTAGCGCTTACCGCAAATGTGCGCAGCGCAGAGCAAGAGCTAGAGGGAATATCAATACAAGGGGCGCTCGCTAAACCTATCAATACGGTAAAACTAGATAAAATATTAGCTGATTTATTTGGTATAAAACAAACAAGAAGTAATGAGCCACAATTAAAAGTAAGTGCAGCAGCGCTTGCTGATATTAATGCGCATTTACTTGATGTTGAAACCATAGAAGACTTTGTAAATTCAATGGGCTTGGTGGTATTTAAACGCAGTAGTCAGTTATTTGAAAAACTCAATCCCCAATATCAGCAAGAGTTACTGACCTCGTTAAACTCAGGCGACAGAGAAGAATATAAATCAGTTGCACATAAGCTTAAAGGTGCTGCGGGATCTGTAGGCTTAAATGATGTGCAATTGCATGCAAAAGTGATGGAGTATGGTGCATTGGATGAATCTGACGAGGTATTAAAGCAGTGGTTAGATGTTTTAGCAGACAAAATAAATGAAGGACAACATGCCCTTCATTTATTCTTACAGCAATTAGAGTAACTAATTAGCTGTCTATTTTACCAATGAAGCGATAACCTTCACCATGAATGGTGCTGATCAACTCAGTTGTTGAGTTGTCGCTTTCAAAGTGCTTACGAATACGACGAATTGTAACATCAACTGTTCTATCGTTTGCACGTAGCTCACGGCCAGTCATGTGTTTAATTAGTTGCTCACGGCTAAAAATACGACCTGGAGAGTCAAGCATTAAACGCAGTGCTCTGTATTCGCCTTTAGGTAGACGTTTTGCGTCTCCACCTGGAGAAGTAAGACAGCGACTGTTTTCGTCAAGTTCCCAACCGTTAAACGTAATTACACCATTTGTTTCAAGTGCAGACTCTTCACCACCTAGGGCAGTACGAGTAATTAAATTACGCGCACGAATAGTTAATTCGCGAGGATTAAACGGTTTAGTAATATAGTCATCAGCACCAATTTCTAGGCCTAAAATACGATCTACATCATTGTCACGGCCTGTTAAGAAAATAAGACCGACTTTGCGTTTTTGGCGTAACTCACGTGCTAAAATTAGCCCGTTTTTACCTGGTAGATTGATATCCATAACTACAAGATTGACGTCGTCATTATTTGTAAGCTTATCATGCATGTCATCGCCATCAATGGCTTCAATAACTTTGTAACCTTCAGCTTCAAATAAACTAACGAGGTTTAGTCTAGTTACGTCTTCATCCTCTACAATCAGAATGACTGGCGTTTGCATTTTTAATTAACCTTTTGGTGTGTTTTATTTATAAAAAAAACCGGTATAGTTTTATAAACCGATTACTAAAAGAGTATAGGATTATATCTAATTGTTAACAAGTAAAAACAATTAGAGAAAAACAGCAGGATCCGCACAGCCTACTTAAAAGGTTTAGAGTAAAGCTACTGTTTAATTGATCTTTAAAATTGGATGCATATTTTGAATTATTAAAGTCAAAGCCATTTCCCTTTAGTAATTGATACATCCATCAATCAGGTAAAGATACTTAAAATAATCAGACTAATTCAAAACGAAATTATATCACTTTCCAACCTTTCATCAATGTATGTGATATCTTAAAAGCATTAAAGTTCAGAAAATATTTAACTTTAAGCAGTTAATTCACTAAATAAGATAGTTGAATAACGAATGCTCTATTAATGAGGTCATAAAGTTAAAATTCAAGAGCATGCCTATAATTAATCAGTACATTATTTAAGCTGCAGTATGTTTGGTGAGTGTCGTTTTTACTTTGCCAATAAAAGCTGTTTTACGCTCAGAGCTTACTTGGATATTACTTAACAGGTTTGCCAGCAGATAGTCGACTTGAAATAGTTCTCGTACCTTATCCTTATTTATTTGTTATAAAAAAGTCAAATACTTTATTTTACTATTACCCTCAATATTCTGACTATTATTACTAAGCGATAAAAAATTCAGAAGGGAAATTAATTTTATAAATATGTTTGAGCACGTGAGGTGCTCAAACATAAGCATTATTAGCTGCTGTAAACGGCAAACTTATTATTTTTAAACACTGTGTGATAGTTATCAAATTGTGTTTCTAATATCGGCGGGTATTTTAAAAAGCTATTAGCAACAATATTTAACTTACCGGCTTTAGTTAGATGCAGTTTAGCATTTGCTAAAAAGGTTTCTGCTACTGTGTAGTCGGTAGCAATACCGGTGTGAAATGGCGGGTTACTAATAATTAGATCGAACTTACCTGTAATGTTAGTAAGCCCATCACTTAAGATGGCTTCGCCTTTAATGTTATTAAGCTTAAGGGTTTGCGTTGTTGCATAGATTGCCAAAGCGCTCACATCACTACAAACAAAGCTTAATGCCGGATTTTTTAGCCCTAAGTAAGTTGCAATTAAGCCCGCGCCACAACCAAAGTCGAGTACAGTACCTTGCTTAATAAGCGGAGCGTTTTCGAGTAATATTTTAGTACCAGCATCTAAATTACCGTGATTAAATACCCCAGGAATACTGATAGCGGTAAATTCGCTATCGGCCACACTGACCGTAAATGGCTTATGATAATCGCTAATATTAAACTGACTAAGTTGTTTAAGCTCTGCAAATGAATATAAAACACAGTGCTTTGCTGAGTCTATTTTATTACTAAAATTAGCTTTATCAGTAAGCTGTTTTTCTATTGATTTAACACCACTCTTATTTTCGCCAACCACCAGTAACTCAGCATCTGCTGTAATTACTGCGCGTATATTATCAAGCGCCATAAGCACTTCAGGCTTTGATTTTGGATAGTAAAGAATCACTAAATCAAAGTCGTTACTGCTAATACAGTGATTTACACATATATCAACGCCGGGTGTGTTTTTGGCAAATTCGCCATTAGCGTGATTGTAGCTAAAAGCAGTTACTTTACTCTCTGGGTTGCGTTTTTTAAGCTCGGCTAAAAAGCCATCTTGAACAAAGTTGACCACCAATATAGATTTCCCAACTAACTTTTCGCTGTTGCGAAGTAACAGTAGGCTTGGATTGGTTAATACGCTCATAAATGGCTTTACCTTACAGATTATATAATTTACAGAGTTATGTCCTTAACCTAAATGTTGGTTAAGGTATTTATTATCCGAAATACAGACTACTTAGTGCGCTCAAACATCAAGTCCCACACACCATGACCTAAACGATGGCCGCGTTGTTCAAATTTGGTTAGCGGGCGTAAATCAGGACGTGGTACGTAGTCGTTTGTTGCAGACTGGTTTTTAAAACCAGGCGCAGCTTGCATTACTTCGAGCATATGCTCAGCGTAATTTTCCCAGTCGGTAGCCATATGAAAAACGCCGCCCATTTTTAACTGTGAACGTAACTTTTCAACAAACTCGCCTTGTACTATACGGCGTTTATGGTGACGCTTTTTATGCCAAGGATCAGGAAAAAATAATTGTAAGGTTGTTAAACTTTCATCTGCTATACAATCGGCTAAAACTTCAACCGCATCGTGTTCAAAAATACGCAGATTAGCAATACCCGCTTCATCAGCATCCATTAAACAAGCACCAACGCCTGGGCGGTGTACTTCTATACCAATAAAGTTTAAATGCGGGGCATTTTTTGCCATTTCAACCAGTGATTTGCCCATACCAAAACCAATTTCTAGCACTACATCATTGTTATTGCCAAAAACTTCGCTTAAATCAAGCATGCCATTTTTATGCTCTAAGCCCATTATTGGCCAGCATTTTTCGATAGCGGCAGCTTGGCCTTTGGTTAAACGACCTTCGCGTTTTACAAAACTACGAATAGTGCGGATATACTTACCTTCTTGCTTTGCTTGCTCAAGATTAGTGTTACTTGATTCACTCATATTATTGGCCTGACAAAAATAACTGGTTTAAAAAATGGTTGCGTATTATCCCTGACCAAGCCATGGATAACAAGCTCTAGCTGATTTTACTAGGTGTATAGAGGCGCTATAGCTTGATCTTTTCACTAACTGCAATAAACTGAGCCGCCATTGAGCATAAGTAAAAAGTAAACTATTTTGGATTTAAATAAACAGCAGTCTGATTGGTTTTCTAACCAAGTGGTTGATTGGTATCATCTTCATGGTAGAAAAACGCTGCCGTGGCAGTTAGCAAAAACACCCTATAAAGTATGGGTGTCTGAAGTGATGTTACAACAAACTCAAGTAGTGACAGTTATCCCTTATTTTGAAAGGTTTATGCAAAGCTTCCCCGATATTATTGCTTTAGCTAACGCCGATGAAGATCAGGTGCTGCATCACTGGACTGGTTTAGGGTATTACGCAAGAGCACGTAACTTACATAAAACCGCTAAAATAGTTCGTGACAAGTATCAGGGGCAGTTTCCTACAACGCTTGAAGAGGTTGTTGATTTACCTGGAATAGGGCGCTCTACAGCCGGTGCTGTGTTATCACTTTCACTTGGGCAGCATCACCCCATACTCGATGGTAATGTTAAACGAGTATTGGCCCGTTTTTTTATGGTTGAAGGCTGGTATGGTGTTAAAAAAGTCGAAAGCCAACTTTGGCATTTGAGCGAGCAGCTAACGCCTAAAAATAACGTAACTGAGTTTAACCAAGCTATGATGGATTTAGGTTCGAGTTTGTGTTCGCGTAGTCGTTTTGATTGCCCTGCATGTCCGTTAAGTAGTCGCTGTGGCGCATTTAAAACGCAGCAGGTAAAAACATTCCCACACTCAAAGCCTAAAAAAGCAGTGCCGAAAAAAAGCTGCCATCAGTTAATTATTAAACATGAAGATAAAGTGCTCATGGAAAAGCGGCCTAACTCAGGAATATGGGGCGGGTTGTTTGGTTTTTTTGAGTTTAATGAATTGAGTGAACTAGAGGTGTTTATAGCGCAGCAAGGGCTAACAGCTGATTTAGTGGTGCTTGAACCCTTTACTCATATATTTTCGCACTTTGAACTTACTATTAATCCACATGTGCTAAATGTAGTACAAGTTCCGGATGTAATTAACGACCGACAATTAGTTTGGTACCCATTAGATCAGTCAATTGAAGTGGGTTTAGCCGCACCAACCAAAAAGTTGGTTAAACAAATTGCACCAATAGGTTAAACTTGTTTATAACTATCGCTAAAGAGAATTAATTATGGCACGTACAGTATTTTGTCAAAAGTTACAAAAAGAAGCTGAAGGGCTTGGATTTCAATTATATCCTGGCGAAATAGGCGAAAGAATCTTTAACAATATCTCTAAAGAGGCTTGGGCGCAGTGGCAGCACAAGCAAACGATGCTGATTAACGAAAAGCATTTAAATATGATGGACCCAGAGCATCGTAGTTTTTTAGAGCAGCAAATGGTTGGTTTTTTGTTTGAAAACAAAGAAGTAGAAATTGAAGGCTACAAACCACCAGAAAAATAATTGTTATGTGGTATAAAAAAAAGGGCTAAATAGCCCTTTTTTATTACTTAAATTAATTAACTCAGCTGCTCTTGCTGCTCGGCATTTTTAATCTGCTCTTTTAAAAATTGAGCTGCTTTAGAGTATTCAATTTCTAATTGATCTCTTAAATCAATTAATTTATCGCTGTTTAGTTCATCTGTTTTACATTGCTCTTCAAACACTATTGCTAGCTCAGCTACGCGATGCGCCCCAATGGTTTTAGATATTGACTTTAATTGATGGCAACCCTCAAGAATATCACTAACGTTACTTTGCATAACACCAAAGTTAATCGACTTTATTAGTTCTTGGCTTTGCTCCAAATACATTTTAAAAAAACGGATTTTTTTCGCGTCATCGCCATTAATGTATTTAGCTACTGAATCCATATCTATTGGCATTGCTGGCTTTTGATGTGGTGTGTCTATGCTCTTGTGATTATGTTTTTCATTCCAGCGAATTAGTGTGCTTTCTAAAACGTTAAGCTCAACCGGTTTAGTAATAAAGTCGTTAATACCAACAGCTAAGCAGCGTTCTTTTTCACCTTTTAAAGAGTTGGCTGTCACGGCAATTATATAAGGTTGCGATACAATCGAACCTAGCATTTCGGCCTCACTGCGGATTTTTTCGACCATATCGTAGCCAGACATTATCGGCATGTGTAAATCGGTTAAAATGAGCGAGTAGTTACCTTTTCGCCACATATTAATCCCTTCCTCACCGTTATTAGCTACTTCAACTCCGTAACCTAAGATGTGCAGCTGATCAGTTATAACTTGTTGATTCAAAATATTATCTTCAACTAATAAAATAAGTTTGTTTGCTGCTAAAGCTTGCTCTGTAGTTAAATGGTTATCGTATGCTATGGATTTTTTTATGTGCTTAGGCTGATGCAAACCTGCAGCTACAAGTATTGATAGCATAAAGTTAGACTTACATAATGGCGTTGCATTAATATAAAAAATATTTTTATGATTAATAGCGGCATCATCTAGCTTGCTTAAAACGACAACTTGCTGATTATTATCCTCTAAAGAGTAAAGCAAACGTCTTAAAAATGCATTTATGCTGTCCATATTATCAATGCCATCAACAACCCAAATGATATCTTTAGCGTCGTGCAAAGACTCAATTTCTTGCTCGTTATGCACATAGGTTATTTTAGCGCCCATAAATGATAAATAACGATAGATTACTTTTTCACGTTCAACATTATTACTTACTACAACAATATGCCTGCCATCTAAGCTGTTTTTATGTGCGAACTTAATTTTTCCTGAGGTACTAAATGGCAGTTCTACAGTGAACTCACTACCTATGCCAATATTACTATTAACCGATATAGTACCCAGCATTAACTCGGTTAAACTTTTACAAATTGACAAGCCAAGGCCGGTTCCGCCGTATTCTCTGGTTATTGAGCTTTCTGCTTGAATAAATGGATTAAATATCTCTCTTAATTGTGCTTGGCTCATACCTTTACCGTTATCGGTAACACAAAAACGTAAAGTGAAGTGTTCTGCAGTGTTGTGAGCTACCTCTACAGAAATATTAACCTGCCCCTTATGCGACTCACTCGTACTAGTAAACTTAATCGCATTGCTGCATAGGTTATATAGTATCTGGCGTACTCGAGTGTTATCACCAATAAGGTTAATAGGGATATCAGGAGCAATTGATAGGTTTAAATCGAGATCGCGGTGCTTGGCTATAGAAGAAAGTACGCGCACCACCTCTTCAATCGTATCGGTGACAGAAAATGGGATAGGGTCAATATTAAGTTTGCCTGCTTCAATTTTAGAAAAATCTAAAATGTCGTCCAAAATACTCAGTAAAGAAAAAGCAGATTCGCGAATAATTGTACTAAGGCGATGTTGTGAGCCATCTAAATTTGTTTGGCGCAGTAAATCTATAGTCCCTATAACGCCATTCATAGGGGTTCTAATTTCATGGCTCATAGTCGCTAAAAAGGTTGTTTTAGTTTCACTCGCTTTTTGCGCATTTAATGTTTCTTTTTCAAGTGCAAGGGTTCGAGTTTGCACTTCAATTTCGAGATTGTTTTGCAGTTTTTGTAATTCTTTTTGAGTTTTTTCATTCTCAGATAAAGCCGCTTGTACTTTTTTTAATAAAAAATTAATATTAAGTGCAATCACATTCAAGCCATTGCCTAGCTGCTCATTTACAGTGCTGTTAAAATTACTGCTATCAGTTACAGCCTGTAGTTCTTCGCTGAGCAAGCCAGTACTTTTACGTAAACGATTATTAATATATTGATTTAATAGCAGCGCTAATACAAATAATGTAATAACCGCAATACAAGCCACAAAATAGGCGCTCAATAATGACGTTTGTTTAGTTAAAGTAGGTGAGGATTTTTTTTGCTTTAAAATAAGCTCGCCAATAGGTTGGTCGTTAAGCGTTAAAACCTTATGTAAAACACCTTGCTCAACTAAGTGCTCATTTAGTTTAATAGCAGCAATTGCAGGTTTGTTAGTGCTATATACCAGCTCCGTTTGTGATGTAGCGCTAAAGCGATATAGCGTGTATTCAAAGTTGTCACTAAACACAGAGGTAAGCTCAAGCAACTCTTGCACTTTACCTTGCCCGTAAATAGTTAAAGCGTCGACTAGAGGGGCTTCTAGCTTGTTAGCCAGTGAAGTAATATCAATAAGCGGTGTGCTTTTTTTAGTACTTGCTTCACTTTGAGAATAAAGTGAAAAGGCAATTATAAATAGTATGGTTATAATTACATTACTTAATAAAAAAAGAGGTAACAAACCTTTTATCACTGAAGAGAACTTACTCTGCATGGATTTTTCCTAATTGGTATATTAATAACACGGTAAGCCTTTACCGTACTTTGAATAGAACGATGTAAAAAATACACAATAATATTAGCATAGTTTAAGTTAAAGTTATGATGCTACTTTTTGCTGGTTTGTAGTATAAATGAGCAGTGTTAATTAAAAAAGCCCCGAGTTGCATAAAAACCGTGCAAACAGTTATTAAGAATGAAAAAAAAGTTGACTTGTAACGGCAAAACTCGTTTAATACGCCGCACGCCCAGATAGCTCAGTCGGTAGAGCAGAGGATTGAAAATCCTCGTGTCCGTGGTTCGATTCCGCGTCTGGGCACCATTATTAAATAATAGTGTTTGAAATCAAAGATATTAAACAGTATTATGCGTGCCTTAGCACACAGTTTTGTGTGCCGACTTAGCTCAGCTGGTAGAGCAACTGACTTGTAATCAGTAGGTCAACCGTTCGACTCGGTTAGTCGGCACCATTTATTTACTAAATTATTTTACTAAAAAGTTAACTTAGAATATTTAGTTAACTAGCACAGTTTATGTGCCTCGATAGCTCAGTCGGTAGAGCAGAGGATTGAAAATCCTCGTGTCCGTGGTTCGATTCCGCGTCGAGGCACCATTTATTAAAAGTTATCAATCTTTAAAATTGATAAAGTGCCTTAGCACACAGTTTTGTGTGCCGACTTAGCTCAGCTGGTAGAGCAACTGACTTGTAATCAGTAGGTCAACCGTTCGACTCGGTTAGTCGGCACCATTTATTTACTAAATTATTTTACTAAAAAGTTAACTTAGAATATTTAGTTAACTAGCACAGTTTATGTGCCTCGATAGCTCAGTCGGTAGAGCAGAGGATTGAAAATCCTCGTGTCCGTGGTTCGATTCCGCGTCGAGGCACCATTTATTAAAAACCTCACTCTTGTGAGGTTTTTTTGTTTTTACGATATTATTTTTCCCTGCAGGCCATTCTATACAGCTTAAAATTGTTCCAGAAAATTTTAAGCTCATCAGTACACTACTTACTAACCCCTTAATTATATAAACCTGCTTATAGTTACTTTCAACTTTACAGTTAATGAACTTAGTGCTCATTAATACCGAAATAGAGTATAAATAGTTATCCGATAGTTTATGGCTAATTATGTAATGTTATGTAAAGTAAGTTGAGCGTTTTAGTTCAAAGTGCTTGAATTACATTATAAATAGCAGTAATTCAGGTTTAATTATGATTTGGCAACAATACCAGCCAACTTTATTGGTACTCAGTATTGTGCTGCTCAGCGGCTGTGCGAGCAATATAAATTCACAGCAGCGCGAACAAGCACCTAATAATGTACCGCAGCAATGGCAACAAAAAATCTCTGCGCCGATATTGCACGTACAACAGCAATGGCTTAATCAATTACAAAATCCACAGTTAAATCAACTTGTGGAGCAGGCACTTAAAAATAACCAGCAGCTTTTACAGAGTAGTTACGATGTAGCGCTCCAAAAGCAGGAGTTAATTGTGTCGGGCGCAGCGTTGTGGCCAACCTTGGACTTATCTGCGCGTACTAGTCGCAGTAAAAATAACCGCCCAGTTAGTTATAATAATGCAAGTTCAGTGAGCTTGAATTTAGGTTACGAAGTTGATTTATGGGGCAAGCTGTCAGATTCTAATCGCCAAGCTAATTTAAACTACTTAGCGCAACAGGCGCGCTTTGAACAAGCAAGGCAACAGCTAGTTGCCGATGTAGTAAAGAGCTGGTTTGATGTAGTAACCGCAAAGCAATTACTTGATTTATACAAGCGCCGTGAAGCCAATGCTTTGCAAAATCTTGATATTATAGAGTCAGGTTATCGTCAAGGGTTAAACGAAGCTCTCGATGTTTACTTGGCCCGTAACGAGCTAAATAACGAGCGTTCACGTATTGCTACTCAGCAAGCAAGCTTATTAACGACAGCAAGAGTACTTGAGCGTTTATTGGGAGATTATCCGAAAGGAATTATCTCGGCAAATAATGACCTGCCAGTTATCAATACTAACATTCCACTCGGTTTACCCTCAGAGTTAATTACCCGAAAGCCAACATTACGTGCAAATTGGTATCAGCTTTTAGCAAGTGATGCGAACTTGGCTTACGCCCATAAGCAACGCTTTCCAAGTTTAAATTTAACGGCAAGTTTAAGTGATGCGACAGATAGAGTGAGTGATCTGTTTTCGCCATCTAGCCTAGCATGGTCGTTACTTGGCAGTATTTCAGCGCCTATTTTTAATGGTGGCCGGTTAAAAGCGAATGAAGAAATTGCGCGTTTAAATAGCCAAAAACAAGAGCAGCAGTATTTACAAGCACTTTACGATGCTTTTAGCGACGTAGAAAATGCGATTACGCTACAGCAATCACTTAAGGCGCAGTATGCAAGCACGCTAGAAGCACAAGAAAATGCCCTTGCTGCCGAACAACTATCGTTTGAGCAATATCAAAGTGGCTTGGTTAGCTACACCACAGTGCTTGACGCACAAGGACGCTCGTTCGATGCTCAAAGCTCCTTAATTAGTATTAAAAATCAATTAATAGCAAACCGAGTTAATTTACACCTTGCCCTTGGTGGCGACTTTGCAAACACTTCAACCGAACTACAGAGTAATAACAATGAAAACTAAAACAGCAAAAATTATTATTCCAGCCGCGGTTATTATTGCCACTATTTTAATCGTCATGTTTATCAAAGGTAACCCGCCAGAAGCTAATCGCTTTGGTGCACCACCAAAAGCGTCAATTAACGTAGCAGTTCAAATGCTGCAGCCGCAAAACTATCAAGTGATGGTAGACAGCTACGGCACAGTAAAACCACGTACACAAAGCTTATTAGTTGCTCAAGCATCGGGTTTAATTATAAATATAAGCGATGACTTTAGAGAAGGCGGTTTTTTTAAAAAAGGTGCGGTATTAATCCAACTCGACGATAGAGACTATCAAGCAGAAGTTAAATCGGCACAGGCTAACTTACTAACAGCAAAGCAAGGCCTTTTAGAAGAGCAAGCCCGCGGGCAGCAGGCTATTACAGATTGGCAGCGTTTAGGTAATGATAAACCTGCAAGTAGCTTAGTGCTACGTGAGCCACAATTAGCTGCAGCACAAGCACAAGTATTATCGGCGCAAGCAACACTTGAAAAAGCCAAGTTAAACTTAGAGCGTAC includes the following:
- a CDS encoding hybrid sensor histidine kinase/response regulator, giving the protein MQSKFSSVIKGLLPLFLLSNVIITILFIIAFSLYSQSEASTKKSTPLIDITSLANKLEAPLVDALTIYGQGKVQELLELTSVFSDNFEYTLYRFSATSQTELVYSTNKPAIAAIKLNEHLVEQGVLHKVLTLNDQPIGELILKQKKSSPTLTKQTSLLSAYFVACIAVITLFVLALLLNQYINNRLRKSTGLLSEELQAVTDSSNFNSTVNEQLGNGLNVIALNINFLLKKVQAALSENEKTQKELQKLQNNLEIEVQTRTLALEKETLNAQKASETKTTFLATMSHEIRTPMNGVIGTIDLLRQTNLDGSQHRLSTIIRESAFSLLSILDDILDFSKIEAGKLNIDPIPFSVTDTIEEVVRVLSSIAKHRDLDLNLSIAPDIPINLIGDNTRVRQILYNLCSNAIKFTSTSESHKGQVNISVEVAHNTAEHFTLRFCVTDNGKGMSQAQLREIFNPFIQAESSITREYGGTGLGLSICKSLTELMLGTISVNSNIGIGSEFTVELPFSTSGKIKFAHKNSLDGRHIVVVSNNVEREKVIYRYLSFMGAKITYVHNEQEIESLHDAKDIIWVVDGIDNMDSINAFLRRLLYSLEDNNQQVVVLSKLDDAAINHKNIFYINATPLCKSNFMLSILVAAGLHQPKHIKKSIAYDNHLTTEQALAANKLILLVEDNILNQQVITDQLHILGYGVEVANNGEEGINMWRKGNYSLILTDLHMPIMSGYDMVEKIRSEAEMLGSIVSQPYIIAVTANSLKGEKERCLAVGINDFITKPVELNVLESTLIRWNEKHNHKSIDTPHQKPAMPIDMDSVAKYINGDDAKKIRFFKMYLEQSQELIKSINFGVMQSNVSDILEGCHQLKSISKTIGAHRVAELAIVFEEQCKTDELNSDKLIDLRDQLEIEYSKAAQFLKEQIKNAEQQEQLS
- a CDS encoding TolC family protein, whose amino-acid sequence is MIWQQYQPTLLVLSIVLLSGCASNINSQQREQAPNNVPQQWQQKISAPILHVQQQWLNQLQNPQLNQLVEQALKNNQQLLQSSYDVALQKQELIVSGAALWPTLDLSARTSRSKNNRPVSYNNASSVSLNLGYEVDLWGKLSDSNRQANLNYLAQQARFEQARQQLVADVVKSWFDVVTAKQLLDLYKRREANALQNLDIIESGYRQGLNEALDVYLARNELNNERSRIATQQASLLTTARVLERLLGDYPKGIISANNDLPVINTNIPLGLPSELITRKPTLRANWYQLLASDANLAYAHKQRFPSLNLTASLSDATDRVSDLFSPSSLAWSLLGSISAPIFNGGRLKANEEIARLNSQKQEQQYLQALYDAFSDVENAITLQQSLKAQYASTLEAQENALAAEQLSFEQYQSGLVSYTTVLDAQGRSFDAQSSLISIKNQLIANRVNLHLALGGDFANTSTELQSNNNEN